The Coffea eugenioides isolate CCC68of chromosome 8, Ceug_1.0, whole genome shotgun sequence genome has a segment encoding these proteins:
- the LOC113779495 gene encoding disease resistance protein RPM1-like produces the protein MAETVLSFVLDQLSTFLREEGRLLGGVRQEVQFIRDELEQMRAFLREAEAKEEDAQPTLQQWIKQVRDAAYDTEDILDEFVARFARHRATGFYGSVRRIFSSIKNLRARHRVASEIQSIKSRIKSISEAHQRYQSEYGISAPASNSLSAVNTTTWRYSRDDALLVEEAKLVGIDQPKNRLISELLEGDDHQLKVVSVVGMGGLGKTTLVKRVHEDPEVRRHFPVRAWVTVSQTCDFQYLLKDLIRQLHEEGKKPVPQSIESLNTTGLKKIVKDFLQQAGRYAIVFDDVWDVEFWNTIKFALPESSDGGNRVMLTTRKADVASASCIESLGFVYRMDPLSFEDSWTLFCNKIFKGNSCPGHLMDVAKGILDKCEGLPLAILAISGLLAMKDVNRTEEWEIVRGSLGGELEGTGKLDRVKRILFLSYNDLPWHLKTCLLYTSIYPEDCEIACYQLINLWIAERFVEGREGRSIEDVAWGYLSELVNRSLIQVSKVFYEGIPHECRIHDLLRVIIVSKSREQNMVTITTGQPMMWPSDKVRRLVVHGSSSNSTQHHQQRPNYCFDHLRSFVTVGSADPLLSKTLLSQISRSSKLLKVLDFGGQETQEEIPNEIFKMFHLKHLHLGGTGVERVPKAIGKLQHLEYLYLGYTRVRELPVEILKLQKLRVLRVYQEVDSSDDDYGYHGFKAPSNMGGLLALEVLLHIDASSGSTIVKEIGKLTQLRELGITQLRREDGKELCSCLANLTSLRELSIASIGKGGDREIIDLNHPSLSSSSSFLQSLRMLLLCGRLERMPQWVAHLHGLVRIDLNWSRLRGEEDPLESLQHLPNLVSINFCGSYQGEGLCFKAGGFLMLKGIHLKRMEGLRWMRVEEGALPHLQTLFLQQLPLLEELPLGIQHLSQLQLLCLYEMSSEMIEKVENQKEDSEDYTRIAHIPEIVIGSYTDDGEWRLRQLWEKKKKKT, from the coding sequence ATGGCAGAAACAGTTCTCTCTTTTGTGCTCGATCAACTCTCAACTTTTCTGCGCGAGGAGGGACGACTGTTGGGAGGGGTTCGGCAAGAGGTCCAATTCATCAGGGATGAGTTGGAGCAAATGAGAGCTTTCCTGCGAGAGGcagaagcaaaagaagaagatgCTCAACCCACGCTCCAACAATGGATCAAGCAAGTGCGAGATGCTGCTTATGACACTGAGGACATTCTTGATGAATTTGTAGCTCGCTTTGCTCGGCATCGCGCAACAGGATTCTACGGCTCTGTTCGGAGAATTTTCAGCTCCATCAAGAATTTGAGAGCTCGTCATCGAGTTGCTAGCGAAATACAAAGCATCAAGTCCAGAATCAAAAGTATTTCTGAAGCTCATCAAAGATACCAATCCGAATATGGTATCTCTGCCCCAGCGTCCAACTCACTTTCGGCTGTGAACACCACAACCTGGCGCTATAGCAGAGATGACGCACTGCTTGTGGAAGAAGCTAAATTGGTTGGCATTGACCAGCCCAAGAACCGTCTTATTTCTGAGCTCCTCGAAGGGGATGATCACCAACTGAAAGTTGTTTCAGTGGTTGGTATGGGAGGACTCGGCAAAACTACCCTAGTGAAAAGAGTCCACGAGGATCCTGAAGTCAGAAGGCATTTCCCAGTTCGTGCTTGGGTGACTGTCTCTCAAACATGTGACTTTCAGTACCTCCTGAAAGACTTGATTCGGCAGTTACACGAGGAAGGGAAGAAACCAGTCCCACAATCGATCGAGTCTTTGAATACCACTGGGCTGAAAAAAattgtcaaagattttcttcaacaagctGGAAGGTATGCAATTGTTTTTGATGATGTATGGGACGTGGAATTTTGGAATACCATCAAATTTGCACTGCCCGAGAGTAGCGATGGCGGCAACCGTGTCATGCTAACAACTCGGAAAGCTGATGTAGCCTCTGCCTCTTGCATTGAATCTCTGGGTTTTGTCTACAGAATGGACCCACTTTCCTTTGAAGATTCGTGGACCCTGTTTTGTAACAAGATCTTTAAGGGAAATAGTTGCCCTGGCCATTTGATGGATGTTGCCAAAGGTATATTGGACAAATGTGAGGGCTTGCCCCTTGCGATTCTTGCAATCAGTGGGCTTTTGGCTATGAAAGATGTAAACAGAACAGAGGAATGGGAGATAGTTCGAGGCAGTCTTGGGGGTGAATTAGAAGGTACTGGTAAGTTGGACAGAGTTAAAAGGATACTTTTTCTTAGTTATAATGATTTGCCTTGGCATCTAAAGACGTGTCTGTTGTACACAAGTATCTACCCAGAGGATTGTGAAATAGCATGCTATCAACTAATTAATTTGTGGATTGCTGAAAGGTTTGTAGAAGGGAGAGAAGGAAGGAGTATTGAAGATGTAGCTTGGGGTTATCTCAGTGAACTCGTTAATAGAAGCCTAATTCAAGTGTCCAAGGTGTTTTATGAAGGAATACCCCATGAATGTCGAATCCATGATCTATTGCGAGTAATTATCGTTTCCAAATCGAGGGAACAAAACATGGTTACAATTACTACTGGACAACCGATGATGTGGCCGTCCGACAAGGTACGCCGTCTAGTAGTCCATGGTAGTAGCAGTAACAGCACCCAGCACCACCAACAAAGACCAAATTATTGCTTTGACCACCTTCGGTCATTCGTTACAGTTGGATCCGCGGACCCGCTACTATCTAAAACGTTGTTATCTcaaatttcaaggagtagtaAGCTGTTAAAGGTTTTGGATTTCGGTGGTCAAGAGACACAGGAGGAAATACCAAATGAGATTTTCAAGATGTTTCATCTCAAGCATCTGCATCTAGGTGGCACAGGAGTGGAGAGAGTCCCGAAAGCCATTGGAAAGCTTCAACATTTGGAGTATCTGTATTTGGGATACACCAGAGTTAGGGAACTACCTGTGGAAATCCTAAAGCTGCAAAAGCTTCGGGTTCTCAGAGTATATCAAGAAGTTGATTCTTCAGATGATGATTATGGATATCATGGATTTAAAGCTCCCTCGAATATGGGAGGGCTTCTTGCCCTAGAAGTATTACTCCACATAGATGCAAGTAGCGGATCCACAATAGTCAAGGAGATAGGAAAGCTGACCCAATTAAGAGAATTAGGTATTACACAGTTGAGAAGAGAAGATGGAAAGGAGCTCTGCTCCTGCCTTGCCAACCTCACCAGTCTTCGGGAATTAAGCATTGCTTCGATTGGAAAAGGCGGTGATCGTGAGATAATCGATCTAAATcatccttctctttcttcttcttcttcgtttCTTCAATCTCTTCGTATGCTGCTTTTGTGTGGCCGCTTAGAAAGGATGCCACAATGGGTAGCTCATCTTCACGGCTTGGTAAGAATAGATTTGAATTGGAGCAGGTTGAGGGGTGAGGAGGATCCGCTTGAATCCCTCCAACATTTGCCCAATTTGGTTAGTATTAATTTCTGTGGATCTTACCAGGGAGAAGGGTTGTGTTTCAAGGCTGGAGGGTTCCTAATGCTGAAGGGGATCCACCTAAAGAGAATGGAAGGGTTgagatggatgagagtggaggagGGTGCATTGCCTCATCTCCAAACACTATTTCTGCAACAACTTCCATTACTGGAGGAGTTACCATTGGGTATTCAGCACTTGAGCCAGCTTCAACTGCTGTGTTTGTATGAGATGAGTTCTGAAATGATAGAAAAGGTAGAGAATCAGAAGGAAGACAGTGAAGATTACACAAGAATCGCACACATTCCTGAAATTGTCATTGGTAGCTATACAGATGATGGGGAATGGAGACTGCGCCAGCTatgggagaagaagaagaagaaaacataa
- the LOC113779497 gene encoding disease resistance protein RPM1-like — MAETVLSFVLRQLSTLLRDEGRLLGGLQQEVQFIMDELGHMRAFLREAEAKEEDAQPRLQEWIKQVREAAYDTEDILDEFVARFAQHCATGFYGSVRRIFSPIKNLRARHRVASEIQSIKSRIKSISEGHQRYQSEYGISAQASSSLPAVNNTTWRYSRDDALLVEEAKLVGLGKTTLVKRVHEDPEVRRHFPVRAWVTVSQTCDFQDLLKDLIRQLHKEGKKPVPQSIESLNITELKEFVKDFLQQAARYAIVFDDVWDMEFWNTIKFALPESSHGNRVMLTTRKADVAFASCIESRGLVYRMEPLSIEDSWTLFCNKIFNGDNCPGHLMDVAKGVLDKCEGLPLAILAISGLLASKDVNRIEEWEMVRCSLRGELEGTGKLDRVKKILSLSYSDLPWHLKTCLLYTSIYPEDYEIKCYRLINLWIAERFVEWREGMSIEDVAWGYLSELINRSLIQVTRVCYEGMLGTCRIHDLLREVIVLKSREQNIVTFTTGQPTMWPSEKVRRFVVHSSSSNNSQHHQQRHNDCFDHLRSFITVGSTNPLISKPFLSDVLRSSKLLKVLDLAGQENQEEIPNEVFKMFHLKHLNLYGTRVERVPKAIGKLQHLEYLNLGNTGVRELPMEILKLQKLRFLRVYQPVDPSDCDYGGHGFKAPSNMGGLLALEILNRIDASSGSTIIKEIGKLSQLREFSITKLRREDGKELCSSLANLTSLQRLTVESIGKGVDHEIIDLNHHHPSLSSSSCSFLQSLRMLILCGRLEKMPQWVARLHGLVRIDLNWSRLRGKEDPLESLQHLPNLGEINFCGSYQGEGLCFKAGGFLKLKRLHIKRMEGLRWMRVEEGALPRLQKLFLQQLPLLEELPIGIQHLIELQQLNLYEVSSQLREKLLENQKEEGEDYTRIAHIPEILIGYYTNDRKWRRRSLWDEKKKTYNLS, encoded by the exons ATGGCAGAAACAGTTCTCTCTTTTGTGCTGCGTCAACTCTCAACTCTTCTGCGCGACGAGGGACGACTATTGGGAGGGCTTCAGCAAGAGGTTCAATTCATCATGGATGAGTTGGGGCACATGAGAGCTTTCCTGAGAGAGGcagaagcaaaagaagaagacGCTCAACCCAGGCTCCAAGAATGGATCAAGCAAGTGCGAGAGGCTGCTTATGACACTGAAGACATTCTTGATGAATTTGTAGCTCGATTTGCTCAGCATTGCGCAACGGGATTCTACGGCTCTGTTCGGAGAATTTTCAGCCCCATCAAGAATTTGAGGGCTCGTCATCGAGTTGCTAGCGAAATACAAAGCATCAAGTCCAGAATCAAAAGTATTTCTGAAGGTCATCAAAGATACCAATCCGAATATGGTATCTCTGCCCAAGCGTCCAGCTCACTTCCTGCTGTGAACAACACAACATGGCGCTATAGCAGGGATGATGCGCTGCTTGTGGAAGAAGCTAAATTAGTTG GACTTGGCAAAACCACCCTAGTGAAAAGAGTCCATGAGGATCCTGAAGTCAGAAGGCATTTCCCAGTTCGTGCTTGGGTAACTGTCTCTCAAACATGTGACTTTCAGGATCTCCTGAAAGACTTGATTCGGCAGTTACACAAGGAAGGGAAGAAACCAGTCCCACAATCGATCGAGTCTTTGAATATCACCGAGCTGAAAGAatttgtcaaagattttcttcaacaagctGCAAGGTATGCAATTGTTTTTGATGATGTATGGGACATGGAATTTTGGAATACCATCAAATTTGCACTGCCTGAGAGTAGCCACGGCAACCGTGTCATGCTAACAACTAGAAAAGCTGATGTAGCCTTTGCCTCTTGCATTGAATCTCGGGGTCTGGTCTACAGAATGGAGCCACTATCTATTGAGGATTCGTGGACCCTGTTTTGCAACAAGATCTTTAATGGAGATAATTGCCCTGGCCATTTGATGGATGTTGCCAAAGGTGTATTGGATAAATGTGAGGGTTTGCCCCTTGCAATTCTTGCAATCAGTGGGCTTTTGGCTTCGAAAGATGTAAACAGAATAGAGGAATGGGAGATGGTTCGATGCAGTCTTAGGGGTGAATTAGAAGGCACTGGTAAACTGGACAGAGTTAAAAAGATACTCTCCCTTAGTTACAGTGATTTGCCTTGGCATCTCAAGACATGTCTGTTATACACAAGTATCTACCCAGAGGATTATGAAATAAAATGCTATAGACTAATTAATTTGTGGATTGCTGAAAGGTTTGTAGAGTGGAGAGAAGGAATGAGTATTGAAGATGTAGCCTGGGGTTATCTCAGTGAACTCATCAATAGAAGCCTAATTCAAGTGACTCGTGTGTGTTACGAAGGAATGCTCGGCACTTGTCGAATCCATGACCTATTGAGAGAAGTTATTGTTCTCAAGTCAAGGGAACAAAACATTGTCACATTTACTACCGGACAACCAACAATGTGGCCGTCCGAGAAGGTACGCCGTTTTGTAGTCCATAGTAGTAGCAGTAACAACAGCCAGCACCACCAACAAAGACACAATGATTGCTTTGACCACCTTCGGTCGTTCATTACTGTTGGATCCACGAACCCATTGATATCCAAACCATTTCTATCTGATGTTTTAAGGAGTAGCAAGTTGTTAAAGGTTTTGGATTTGGCAGGTCAAGAGAACCAGGAGGAAATACCAAATGAGGTTTTCAAGATGTTTCATCTCAAGCATCTGAACCTATATGGTACAAGAGTGGAGAGAGTCCCGAAAGCCATTGGGAAACTTCAACATTTGGAGTATCTGAATTTGGGAAACACTGGAGTTAGGGAATTACCCATGGAAATCCTTAAGTTGCAAAAACTTCGTTTTCTCAGAGTATATCAACCTGTTGATCCTTCAGATTGTGACTACGGAGGTCACGGATTTAAAGCTCCATCGAATATGGGAGGGCTTCTTGCCCTAGAAATATTAAACCGCATAGATGCAAGCAGTGGATCTACAATAATTAAGGAGATAGGAAAGCTGTCCCAATTAAGAGAATTTAGTATTACAAAGTTGAGAAGAGAAGATGGAAAGGAGCTCTGCTCCTCCCTTGCCAACCTCACCAGTCTTCAGAGATTAACCGTTGAATCAATTGGTAAAGGTGTTGATCATGAGATAATCGATCTAAATCATCATcatccttctctttcttcttcttcttgttcgtTTCTTCAATCTCTTCGTATGCTGATTTTGTGTGGCCGCTTAGAAAAGATGCCACAATGGGTAGCTCGTCTTCATGGTTTGGTAAGAATAGATTTGAATTGGAGCAGGTTAAGGGGTAAGGAGGATCCGCTTGAATCCCTCCAACATTTGCCCAATTTGGGTGAAATTAACTTCTGTGGATCTTACCAGGGAGAAGGGTTGTGCTTCAAGGCTGGAGGGTTCCTAAAGCTAAAGCGGTTGCACATAAAGAGAATGGAAGGGTTgagatggatgagagtggaggaaGGTGCATTGCCTCGCCTCCAAAAACTATTCCTGCAACAACTTCCATTACTAGAGGAATTGCCTATAGGTATTCAGCATTTGATCGAGCTTCAACAACTGAATTTGTATGAGGTGAGTTCTCAATTGAGAGAGAAGCTATTAGAGAATCAGAAGGAAGAAGGTGAAGATTACACAAGAATCGCACACATTCCTGAAATTCTCATTGGTTACTATACAAATGATAGGAAATGGAGACGCCGCAGCCTGTGGGATGAGAAGAAGAAAACATATAATCTTTCCTAG
- the LOC113779496 gene encoding uncharacterized protein LOC113779496, with amino-acid sequence MENVQELASNWSKEIPHRYIRPEIMLNEVSTNEVSQIPVIDMGQLAADHSGYQNEMATKSQKPENCVRKIRHNANLQISDAVRVTMDEYPFQMHKVCMTLFGLMGANLGVDPEKLCSIYQDGVQGIRMNYYPPWQQADKVIGLTPQSGCHARDDNESISAMLARRQGNVSHRSTL; translated from the exons ATGGAGAATGTCCAAGAACTAGCTTCTAATTGGTCTAAAGAAATCCCCCATCGATACATCAGGCCTGAAATAATGCTTAATGAAGTTTCTACGAACGAGGTATCACAGATTCCAGTGATCGACATGGGACAGCTTGCAGCTGATCATTCAGGATACCAGAATGAAATG GCGACAAAAAGTCAAAAACCTGAAAATTGTGTCAGAAAAATTCGCCACAATGCTAATTTGCAAATTTCTGATGCTGTCAGAGTAACCATGGATGAATACCCATTTCAAATGCACAAGGTTTGCATGACCCTGTTTGGACTCATGGGGGCGAATCTTGGTGTAGACCCAGAAAAATTATGCAGCATCTATCAAGATGGCGTACAAGGAATAAGAATGAATTACTATCCACCTTGGCAGCAAGCAGACAAAGTTATTGGCCTGACTCCGCAGTCAGGATGTCATGCGAGGGATGATAATGAATCAATATCCGCCATGCTCGCAAGGAGACAGGGTAACGTGTCTCATCGCTCCACACTCTGA